Part of the Choloepus didactylus isolate mChoDid1 chromosome 27, mChoDid1.pri, whole genome shotgun sequence genome is shown below.
CCCAAAAGAAAGCCACCTGCCCACCATTAAATCCGGAACCACAAGACTGAGACAGCCCCAACTCCCGGTTCCATCTGGTCCCCAGTAGACAGCCCCTAGCCTCCATTCATTTTATCTGAGACTCAGGAGACAAGAGCCCCCAGCCCCTAATTTTTCTGTACTCGGCCCCAGCCCCTGGTTTCCTGGGACCCGGGAACCAGAGCCCTTGGCTCCAGGAGATCCGGAGTTGGAGCACCCAGATCCTTGCCCTCAGGTCGCCCGAACTCTCATCCTCGGCCATCAAAGGACCTAAAGTCCGAGCCCACAGCCCCTCTGAAGGACCACGATATTTGGCCCTCTGTCCTCAATTCTCTCCAGGCCTCAGACGCCAAAAcctgggagaagggaaaaggaggtgGTCTCGCCTCAACGACGCTGGGGGGGGGGACTTCTGCGGCGGGGAACGAAGACGGAAACCCAGATCCCTGTTAACCGATAGgcggggagtggggagggggcgcGAGGCCTCCTGCATGCCTGGGGTTTAACTCTTTCTATACCAGGATCTGAAGaaggggcggggggggggcggggacAGAGAAGCCGGCGTAGATGGGGAGTCGGGATTAAGAAAGGGTGTTGGGGGTTCAGCTGAATGCAGACAGGAGGCGCTTCGAGTCTCAGAGAATGGGGTGTGCGAGGGTCGGAACTGGCAGAGCCAGccaggaaggaggcaggagaaggGGGAAATCGATGGACTGGGGTGGGGTGCGGGGAGGCGCTCAGGCTAGACGGTGGGGACTGGGGGAGGTTCCACGCGGGGAGGGGATCCCAGGGGCCGTCCGCGCTTTCTTACCGCTTTCccggagcagcagcagcagcagcagcaacagcgaCAGCGTCGGCGACAATTTCGACGGCTGGAGGGTTGCGGCCCAGGCCATGGGGGGCCCGAGGAGGGACgggggccagggcaggggctCTCGGGCCACTATGTGTGCGTGGATTGAGTGGGCGGGCGACCAGGTGCCTGAGGGGCTCCGGCTCCGGGGGGATACCCGCCGCGCTCTGCTCTCCAGGCTCTGCTCTCGGAACTCGGTTCTCCCGGATCCCCGACCCCCGGCCCCCAGCTCAGCTCTAGCTGCTCAGGCTCGCTGACGTCACTGGCTccaccccttccctgccccctccccgcgGAGCTGCTCCCGCGCTccggccccgccccctcccggGATTCTTCGCGCTCCCTTCGCGGGGATTCAGCCCTGGCCCCCGCCCAGGATTCTACGTACCCCCACCCCGCCCACATCAGTCCTTAAGATTCTCACCCCGCTCCCTCAGGATTCTACTCCCAGACCCTCGGGGTTCTGACCCGCCCCCTCCCAGGGTTCTACGCCCCTCCTCCCGGATCCTGATCCCGCCCCTCCCAGGATTTCACGCCCCTCCCCCGATTCGCACCGCGTCCTCTCCCAGGAGTGTACGCTCGCCCCTCCCCCAGAATTCCATCCCGCCGCCTCGTGGTTTCAAACTCCGCGGCCTCCAGTATTTTCTCCGGTCCCCTTTAGAGTTTTAGCCACGCCCACTCCGCCGCGCCCGCATCAGATCTACGCCTGGCTTcgctggggggtggggatggccaCGCCCCCTCCCGAGCTCCCGGCGCCTTCGCCTCGGTGCAGCCACGCCCCCGCGAAGGGCCCGCCCATCCGCTCTGGGTTTTCCGTCCAGTCTCCTGCCCGGCCCAAAGTTCTAAGCCCTCGGCGTTAGCCGTGACCCTCCCCTTGTACCTGCCTGAGGCACGTGGGCTCTCAGAGGCCCGCCCCTTCTGGAGCCCCGCCCCTACGTTGGGAATCCCGCCCCCCAGTCCGCCCTTGCAGCGCGTCTTCCTCACCTGTCGCCTACTGCGTCGGTGGAGGGCATCTCTCAGCAAACCCTCGTCTCTGTCTAATCTCTGTCTCTGACTCTGGGTGTCGCTGCCTCGTTTCCTTCTAGAGTTGTCTGTCTTAGTGTCTCTTTGTGTCTCCCTCTCCATCCCTGGATTTCTTGATCTTTGCGTCTCTCTGTCTCCACGTCTCGATGTCGCTGTGTTTCTGGtctgtctttgtctttctgtCACTGTTTAGTGTCTCCCGGTCCCCGTGTCTCTTTCTATCCTTTTGATTCTCCTGCGTCTCTGTTTCTCCGTCCTTGTCTCTCTGTATCTCCGTCTCTGTGCATTTCTGTGTCTCTTgcttcttctctgtctctccctgtcCCTCACTGGTCTGCGCGTCTCTGGCTCGGGCTCCCTCGCTCCCTCCAGCCCCCTTTCCTCTGCTCTCCCCCGCGGGCCGCGCCGTCCCCTACTGCAGCCGCCCGCTAGGGGGCAGCACAGACCGGCCCTGCGCTCCGCGGAGTGGGCCTGGCCTGGGGTCCGGCCTCCGCTCCAGGCCGGTCCCTCCCCGTGTCCTTGTCCCACTTCCCCTATCTCCCCAGACTCCCGCCGTCGCTCGCGTCTTTGTGTCTCTCGCTCTGACTCGGCCCCTTTGTCTCTCCCCGGCGGCtcctgctcctccccacccccacctaccTCTTCACATTCCTTGGGCTGCCCGGGGCGCTGGCGAGGCCGCCGGGAATGGGGGGGTGAGGGCGGGGGTGCCGCCGAGCGCCTGAAACCCCCCCATTCCAGTTCCTCCAGGTCGAGGGGTCCAGGCGATCAGCTGGGGGCGGGGAAAGGGGGCAGGCTCTTGGGGGCTTCTTTCCCTAGCGGTGGAGCTTCTCAATGACCAACGTCCAGTCTTGGCGACACTATTAATCAGTGTATTAAGCACTTACTGTATGTCGGGTACTGATATGAGTGCACTATACTATTACCTGACATTGCCCACAGGGCACCCTATGTGATCaggcaactgaggcacagagagagagaattataGAATTAGTGACTTGACCCCAATCACAGAGTTATAAATTGGCAGATCTGGAACTGACACTGTTCTAAACAGCTTATTTGTCTTAGTTACACCCCTCCCAAGGATCCCACGAAAGGAACACTATTAAGATCTTTGTTTCACTGAAAAATAAACTGAGGCATGGAATGGTGATTTGCTCCAAGTCACAGCAAGGACTTAGCAGGCTGGGGTTTGAACCCAAGCGGTCTGAGCTTGACCCTCCATCCTACGTGACCTTGAGATAATGGGTATCTCAGGCTTGGCACAAGCCTGGGTGAGGTGAGCTGGACAAATAGGTGCCTGATAAATGTGCTTTGTCCCTCTCTCCCGAATCTGGGGCGAGACTGGCAGGCCAGGACTTCTGGGCTTTAGTGCCAGCCTTGCCACTAACTTGCTTCACAACCCCCACAAGTCCTGGCCTGTCATGGAATCATGGAATCCCTTTCTCCCTCGAGTAAAACAACCAGTCCCCAGAAGACCTCTTCCAGGCAGATCTCCAGCAGCCCCCCTTCTCCTGGCCTGGGAGTCCTTGCCATTTTTTGTGGGCAGAAGCGAGCCCAGGAAGGCAGCTCCAGAAGCATGTTTCACACCCTCGATCACAGGTTTACGGGGATAGGTATAAGGCTGGATACTGCCATGTTTGTTGACAAATGACTGGGTGGGTTCCCTGCCGGGAGAGTCAACTTCCAGTGTCAAGGAGTTCCAGAGGCAGCACTTCACTCAAGAGCTGTAGCTACTGGGAGGCAGGGAATCAGGGCCAAAGGCTCCTGGTGGAGAAGTGGAGTGGACGCCAAGCACTTTATCTTCCCAGCAGGCTCTCTCCCTTCTTCTGGAAACAACTAATTTTCCTGTGGAGGGGAAACCCCCCCACCTTCGTCAGTCCTTATGGTACACGGTGAGCCTGACTCCAGTCTCTGGCCAACCCATCAGAACATTCTATGCCCCTGAGACCCATTCCCTACCCAAGAGAATTAGCCCTGAGACTTCTGCTAGAACTAATGGGAAAGGGGCACCCACTTTCATTGGGGTTGCTAAGCTGGGTAAGGTAGAAATCTAGTGCTCTGGGTGTCACTTGAGACCAAGGACTCTGCCTGTGCAACGGAGGACAGCACTGCTGAGAAGGAAAAGGACAGCCTTCTGGTGAGACTATTTGAGCCCCTGAATCCAGCTGTACCTGAAGCTGGTAAGTCCCTGAACTTCCTGGTTAAATGAGGGAATGATATTCCCTTTTCACTGACAACAATTTTTGActtacattttttgttgtttgcaaCCAAATGTATCCTTGCTAATGAAATCTATGAGTCCAGAAGAGGCACAGATTCCTGTAAAGTTCCAGTGGCAGGGAAAAAGGGGTGAAAACTTTTCTGAACCCTTCAATATGTCCAGGCCTTGCAGGACATGTGAGCTTGGGGTTATAGTGGGGGAAATGGGCTTTCCAGGTAAGAGGAATAGAGAAGTCACCAAGGCACAAGGAGGACGTATAAGGGAATGAGCGGTGGGTGTGTACGAGGGGCAACAGCTTAGAAGACCCCACAGGCCAGGGTGAAGGGATAGCTCAGGCACCAGAGGGCAATAGGGAGCCACAGAAGGATGATGAGCAAGGAGGGTTTACTCCAAACTTGCCTTTATTTTCTTGAGTCCCAGATCCCATGGtttgcccctcctcccccccttctccttctcccagGCACTTTACCAAGGTAAGAGGACCTAAAAGGGCCAGTGCAAATCAACTCCAATGTCATGCAGAGGAGGAGCCTTATGCAAATGTGCACCCTCCTGGGAGGGAGGCTGGGACCCTCCCCGAGTTAACTGGGGGCCAGGTGCTGGGCAGGGAACCCCTGTCTCCCTGGggtccctctcctctcccctagCCATTCCCCCAAGCCTCTCGCTTTAGAATGGTGTCTCTCTCCACCTTAGTCCCTTTCCTGGACCAAGGGACCCTTGTCTGcctttctttctgcccctccattttttctttggaaaataatgacaataaacgTGTCCTGAACCCTTACTCTGTAGGGCTAGGCATGGTTCTGGGCTCTGTCCACGGGTTAGCCCATCAAATTCTCCCAATCACCCTATGAGCCTGTTGCTGTTCGCTgtagttttaaaaagaacattctcTACTGCTATATAGAGAACTAGAGAGATAAGGAGGCGGGCGAGATAAGGATGGGAATCGAGGAAGCAGCTCATGAGACCCGTTAAACATAGTAGAATGTGAGCTGAACAAAGATAGGAAGGAGGACACATGAGCCTGCGTACCCCAGACCTCAGGGATTGGGGCCCTTCTTCCCTGAGTCCCCAGATCTAAGTGTTCCAACcggccccaccccttttctctcGCCACTCGCGGTTTGTTTTAAAGGGACTCAGTGCACCCCCAGGATGTGAGCGTCTTCATTTGGCCCGGGAGCTCTTCTGCAGCAGGGCTAGGGGCATCCACTTGGCAGCAGATCAGGAGGCTCCCCAGCTTCTCACTAAGTCCCCGCCATGCCAGCTCCCACGCCATCCACTCTgtggttgaggaaactgaggttggaGAGGTGATGTTACTTGAGATGTCGCAGGGGCAGACCCGTCTGGGCCAGTGGGTCATTTACCTCCATCAGATGGGCAAGAAACAAAGGCTCCGGGAGGTGGCGTCCTTTGGCCAAGGTGATACACCCTGCTCCCCTCTAGATTTTTCTTTCAACGTTTTCCTCCTCCTTTGCGATTGTAATTCTCTCTCTGAATCccagttctttctttctgtccttgTTTCTATTTGTCTAACTGCCTTTCTCCCTAAATCTGTTTGTCTGTGTCTGCCTCTCTCCCCCCagatttctttctgtctctgtccctctgtctctgAGCTTTCCTGGTCCATCCTTCTTGCCTCCCCCTAAGTCTCCCCCATCCTTTCCTCAAATCCCTCTTCCTCTGCCCCTGCTGGTTCCCCAGCTGGCTTCGCcatcactctctctctcctctctcggCCCCAGGCCCCTCCATCCGGgctcctcccagcctcccctccctccccagcgaCCCAGAGGAGGCAGCCCCCTCCCTAATTCCATCAACTACAGCTTCTCCTCCAGCATCAATTCCCTCCGGGGCTCTGGCAAGAGAGACTGGAGCTTCTACTTAAGGGGacagcaccccaccccacccccggcagGCACTGCTCCTTGGGGCGGGCCCCACGCCCTCTAGACCCCTGAGGCCTTCTCTGCCCTCTTCGGCCGGCTGAGTCACCCTCCGCTCTCTCCCGATCCTCTCTCCATGACATCAGCCTCGCACGAGGGTGGGCCCGCGGGGGAGGGCAGCTGGGAGGGCAGCTTCACCTGCGCCACCCTCTTCCCCTTCCTGTCCTGCCGCAGAAGGGTGTTGAGGTGACAGGCAGCATTTATTCCAGACTCCAGTGTCCACGGAGGATGGGGCGGGGACGGGGATCCAGTGTCAGACTAGCAGCAGGGCatcaggtggggggggggggcagcagaGTGTGGGGGGAGGTAAAAATAGCCCCGGCCGCGACCCTCAGAGCCCGGGCCCAGGCCGGTGCTGGGCTGGGCTCCAGGAGCTATTCTGGGGCCTGGGAGAGTCGCCCTCCCTCCGCGGGCCGCTGCTGTCGTCCGCCGGGaggcagaggaaggaagggagggcgGGGCCTGCGAGGGGGGGGGCGGCGGAGGCGGGAGCGGGGCCGGGGCGGTGCTCGCTGATGCCCGCGGCTCCGGGTCCAGGGGCCATCTCCGGGAGGTTCTCGGACTCAGCACTGGGAGGAGATGCACAGGGTCAGCCTGTGCCCCCAGAGGCCTCTCCAGCGCCCCGCAGGGCCCCTCTCCCCCGGCCCTCACCCACCTCATCTCCGTAGCCCCCGCTGCCACCCCTGGCTCCTTCCGAGGCGCCTCCCATGAGAAGGCCGGTCTGCTCCGGCCTCTCCGACCCTGAGTGGCTCAGCTCTGGCTCCCCAGGCGGCCTGGGGGGAGGAGGCAGCACGTCAGAGGGGGTCGcggctggggaggggggtgggggcgggggtcgTGCTGGGTGGGGGCGGATTTGGGGAGGAGTGGGCCTGGGTTGGAGACGGGGTGGGAGTGGAGTGGACGATGCTGTTTTTGGTTGGAGAGGGtcatgtgggtgggtgggtggggggctttAGGAAGGGGTTTGGGGATGGCTATGGGGTGGGTTTGGAGTTGGGGATGGGGAtgagattggggttggaggagggaatggggatgGGGTTGAATTTGGGTTTACTGATGGTTAACGGCTTGGGTTTTCGATTGAGGATGTGGTTGGAGAAGGGGTTGGGTGGCGATGGTTTGGGGTTGGGGAAGAAGTTGGAGTCAGGGGGagtggctggggtggggctggggatgggaCTGGATTTGGAGAGGATGGGGTTGACTATGGGTTTGAGAAGGAATTGGGATGGTTATGGGTTGGGTTTGGGGTTGTATAGGTAGGGATGTGGTACGGGatgagggtggggttggggagtgCCTGTGAATCAGCTTTGGGGTTGAAGTGAGGATGAGGTCGGGGGTGAAGCTAGGGATGGGGTTGGCTTCTCCAGACCAATTCAGGATTTGTGGGTAACTCACGGGGCCCCCTTCTCCCCCCGCCGGCAGCAGCCAGGGCGCCCCTTGCGTCGCATGCAGTAGAAGGCGGCGACGACGAGGAGCAGCAGGCCCACGCTCACGGCCACGGCCATGACGGCCACTCCGGCCTGGGCAGTCTGGGGGGCCACTGCAGGGACAGgacagagggaggggagggggtcagTCTGCCGGGCTCCATCTGCCCCCCGCCCGGCTCCTCTCCCACCCCGGTGTCACCCACCGGTGCCGAAGTGGAAGACGTGCCGGGTGTTTCCGTGTGGGttggaggcctcacaggagacGCCGTCGCGGCTCAGGGCTCCGGTTACCTTCAGGGTCAGGGAGCTGCTCACCCAGCCGGGCCCCCCGGGGGCTGGCTCTGCCGGCTGTGGAGGCTCAGGTCAGGCCCAGGCCCCCTGGGGtcaagggctgggggtgggggagggcagaggtgaaGGGGAGGCCACATGCCTGGGTCAGTGAGGGGGACAGGGTGGCCCAAGAGACTTCGGGGAGGGGGTCTGGGTTCCGGAGGGTTTAGGGTAGAGGTGAGGGCCCTTACGCTGCCGCCCCCTTGGCTCCAGTGGAGTTTGGGCTCTGGGTAGCCGCGGGCAGAGCAGATCAGCTTGACTTCATCTCCTTCCGTCCAGCCGCCCTCGGGCTGGGGCTGGGTGGCCTCTGCCCTTAACTCTGGCaatcctgggggtggggtgggggtgggagaaagatgaggaagagagaaatagagtCTTAGAAAACGGAGCGTCCAGCCATGAGCTCGCCCTCTTtgtccccccctccccccgccacCCCCAAACCTTGGACTAGCAGCTTGAAGCTCCGGGTGCGGCTGAGAAGGGGCACCGTGGGCATGGAGGCCTCACATGTGTACGTGCCGGCGGAATCGAAGGTGATGGAGCTGAGAGCTGGAGCATGGGGCTGTTTCCCAGAGGTGCAGAATCCTAGGGTGGGAGGGTGACAGGAAGGGGAGGCCGGGGCGGGTGTGAAGTGGGGAGGGCGGGCAGATGGGAGGAAGTGGGGGGCTCCTCTCCCTCTCACCTTGGTCCAGtgtagggtgggggtgggcaggcctTGCACGGAGCAGTTCACGGCCGCACTGCCGCCCAGGGTCAGGGTGAGCTCGTCACCGATGCTGAGCGTGAGGGGGTCCAGGTCTGCAGGGGGCAGGAGACTGTCACCGTCCTCAGCCCCTCTCCCACTGGGCTAGGGGCTCTCCCGGGCTGCTGGGGGTGCAAACTTAAACGGACAACCCCAGGTGGAGGATGGCAAGTGGTCTTCCTCATTCCCCCCACCTCCTGGAAATCTCTCCCCCATCCGGTCCCTCAAGCCTAAACCTAGAGGCTAACTCCAAATTGCACCCCCATCTCAGCCACCTGCTCCAGAGCTGGCAGCTAAGCTCAAGGGCGGTGGGTAACCCCGGAGGGTGGAAAGTGCTCCTTTCACAGTCCTACCACCCTCCCAGGAGCTCGAGCCCAAACCCTTGCCTTCTCCGCATTGCCTTATCCACTCTGCCCTCAAATGGGTTCCCCCACTGCTCTCCACATCTGTTATGGGGGCTGCCCAGACCAGTCCCTTCTTCTGTGGTCTCCCTACACCCACCTTAACCTCTCATGTCCATCTTTCATCCAACAGTCAGAGGAATCTTTTCAAAACACTCACTGGTCAGCCCTCCCCTCTGCTTAAAATCCTGCagtggctccccagtgcccttgGTATTGAGGCTATATTCCTTGATCCATCCTGTAATATCCTGCCTGGTCTGGCCCCACTAcgtctctgacctcatctcccatGCTCCTCCTTGCCCCCTGAGCTCCAGCCACACTGTTCTCTTGTGCCAAATTGGCacacctgcctcagggcctttgcacctgctgctcCCACTGCCTGGGACGCTCTCCTAGCTCTGCGCGTTTCTGATTCCGTTCTTTGGTTCCATGCTCAAATGGCCCCTTTTCAGAAAGGCTTCCCTGACCACCCCGTTGTGGACATCCAGGACTGAAGGATTTACTCCCCCAGCTGCCGAGAAGGCTGTCAGCTGTCAGCCCGCAGCTGTCGGCCTTTCTGGGAACTGCCCCGGCTGCAGAGATCCTGGCCCAAGGTCACGCCCTCCTCCCGGGGCAGCCCGTACTCAATGACCAGTTGATGTGGGGGTGTCAAGGCCCTGCTGCTTTGCCCCAGCTGGGGGCAACTCCAAAGGACCATCTCAGCTTCCGAGTGCCCTGTGGGGCCAACTGAAGCCTTCTTGAGATGGCATCGCATCccagcttctccctctgcccgatcctgcctcccccaccccctcctacTGTGGATGCTCATCCCAAGTCACTCCCCAATAAACGCTCTACCTGCAGGTCTCCAAATCACAATCTGCATcctggagaggggtggggggcccAGCCTGCAACACCCTGCATCTAAAATAACTTCCACCCTCACCCCGAAAGCCCCTCCATCCCATTGCCCCTTGCCTTTTCCCTGTAAATGCCTTTATTGCTACTGAAAGTGTCTTCTTCAGCATTTGCCGCCTGTCTCCCCTACTACACTGGGGActctgggaaggcggagctgggCTATCTTGATCACAGATGTTCCCCAacatctggtgcaggatctagtTCCAGGAAAGGGTGTGTTAGGGTCCCAAACCCTTGCACGGGGCTCAGGTGCAAAGTGGACTGAGAAGATTTCTTGGTAGATTGGGATCCCAAGGACTGGCAGGAGATAGATGGTGGAGGGGACAGCACGGGAATGAGGCGGAGAGCTCGGGGTGTGATGGGAGACAGCCCTGACTGGGGAGAAGGGTCAGCCGGAGGGGAAGCTGGCCAAGTGGACAGGAAGCAGAGCCAGGTGTCGGAGGCCCTGCTGAGAGCCTTGGGCTTCCTCCTGAGGGTGCTGGGGAGCCATGGCAGGTTCTGTATAGGGGAGGGTCAagtttgtgttttagaaagagcCCCCTGGCTGCCCTGTAGGGGGATGAGTAGGGGGAGGTGAGATCGGGGTGGGGACTGGGGAGGAGAAGGGGCCCTTGGGCCGGGGCAGGGGtcacagaaatggagagaaagggaTGGAGGCAGAACATTCAGGACGATGGGGCCACTGCAGGCGGcaggggggggagggagaggaggaggccaAGACCCCCGCCCCCCGCTCGCTCCCCTCTCGCCCAGTCCCTCACAGGCCACGCGCAGCTCCCGGGTCTGGGAGAGCTCGGCGTCCTCGGCAGCGTCGTAATCCTCCACCCTGCAGCCGTAGGTGCCACCCTGGCCCCGCTGCACCCCCTCCAGGGTCAGGTTCCCATCGAGGTTTGTGTTCAGCACCGTCTCCTCCTTGTCCTGGGGGGCCGGGGGTGAAGAGCCAGGTTCAGGAGAGACCCCGGTCTGGTGGGGTCATATGAGGTCAGGGCCAGGCCCAGTCACGTGTCTTGGTGGGTCAAAGGTCACTAGGTCAGCGGGGTGCTCATGGAGGGGATCAAGAGGCCTGCCAGGTCAAGGGTCACCCAAGTCAGGCATCCGGCTAAGCAGGACTCCCTCAGATTAGAGGGCAGAGGTCCTGTGAGCTCGTGGGTCGGCCCGGTCAGGTGCCTTGCTAAGCCAGGTCCCCACCTCTCAGGTCAAGTGCCAGAAGCTGGCACGGTGGGCACTCCCAGAGGCCAGGGGCTGGAGGCTCCCAGGGGACGCCGGGGCGGGTTACCTGAAAGCGGAAAAAGGTGTACTCCGGGCTGGGGCTGCCGTCCCCCTGGCAAAGCAGCTGCACGGAGTCGCCCTCACGGACCCAGCCGTCCGTGGTGGACGGGCTGCCCACCCAGAACTGCACGTGCTCGGTGGGATCTGAGGGAAAGGGCAGAGGAGACTGGGGTTCGGGGCAGAATCACGAACAGGGGACGGGTCAAAGGTGAAAGGCAGGGCTGGGTTCAGGGAGAGGGCTGGGGATGGCCAAAGGTTAGAGGTCACATGTTTCGAGGCAAAGTCTTGAGGTCAGGGGCCAGAGGTAAGAGGTTGGGATGAGCTGAGGGTACAGGTCAAAGGTTGGAGGTCGGTGTGGGTGACAGGTCAGCGTGAAGTTGTACTGGGCCCCAATACAGGGCAAGGTGATCACTGAGAGAGCAGAGCACAGCGTTCCGTCATAAAACTCGGAGGGACTCAGGGTGGGGGTCAGCGGTCAGAGGTCAGAAACCAGCCTCACCACACGTTTCAGCGCGAGGTGGGGGTTTCGGGGCCCAGAGGGGAGTCTGAAGCCACGGGCTGACTTGGAGGGTCAGGCCGAGTGAGGGGTCAGAGGTCAGGGGCCCCGAGGACTCACAGTGCAGGGTGGGGCGGAAGGCAGGGGTGTCCAGGCGGCCGTGCTGGCCGTCGGGCAGCCCGTAGTGCGCGGCGCAGTGGAAGCTGGCCTCCCGGTCGGCCTTGCGGAGCCGCAGGTACAGGGTGCTGGTGAGAGAGAGCAGGCCCGAGGCCTCCCGGATGGTGCGGATGGTCATGTAGCCCTCTGGGGGGACACGGGGGAGGCAGTCAGCTGGCACTCCCCCCTACCCCCGCACGCTCGCCCAGGATCTGGCACCCACCCTTGTTCATTTCCAGGGGCACCTCCAGGCGCTGCTCGTTCCGATACCACGTGATCTGAGGGGCCGGGTTCCCATTCCGGCTGATGCAGGTGGCAATCTGAGGCGGACGCAGGTGTGGGCTTGGGTTTTGAGCCGGGACCCTGAAGTCTGGGTCCCCAGTCCCCTTTTCCCTCAGGACTCTCCTGGTTCAGACCCAGGAGTCCGGGCCCCCAACCCCTGGTGTCCCCAGGGCCAAGAACTCTGAAcatcagccccctcctccctcagacccaggggtccaggcccccagccccctcctccctcagacccaggggtcctggcctccctcctcccccagaatCCTGGAGTCAAGGCCCACCCCCAGGGTACCTGCTGGGCAAAGTCTTCTATCACAGACAGCGTCCCTTTGTTGGGGATGATCTCAGTGGTCTCTGGCTTGGCTGCGGGGAAGGCATAACGTTGGAAGCCCCTTCCCTGGGTTCTCAACGCCCCTCTCCACCCAGGGGTGGCCCGTGGATGCTCACCATACACTCGGAGCTGCGTGGTGGCCTCCGCAGTGCCTGCTGCCCCAGCTGTCACCAGGCACACGTAGTCACGCTCGTCGCCCACCTGGGCCTCGGCCAGCACCAGGCGCCCCTGCGTGTCCAGCTCGTACGGAGGGCTGCGGCCCTGGGGGCTCAGCACTGTTCCCTGGAGCTCGGAGCCCTGCAGCTCCGCCGAGGCCAGGCGGTGGCGGGCCCCGGAGCGGTCCGTCTGCAAGAGGACACGGGGGGCCTCAGCCCGTGGAAGTCCAGCCTCCTCTATCTCACTCTGTCTTGCTCCAGGGCCCgttctttctgcttcttcttGGCTCATCTGTTTTCCTcttatctctctctcttgtccctcttgttctctctcccctcccttccacccCTGCTTCCCTATCTTCTCTTTCTGCTCTCTCCATCTCCCCTTTTCTTCTCGTTCTGTTCCCagccctctctctgtctgtcctgctttatctctctcttctttgccTCTCACTTTCCCTCGTGCTCTTTCGTGCTGCCTCAGCTCTCTCCCTTTCTTGGTATCTTTGACTCGGAATGTTCTAGCCCTT
Proteins encoded:
- the BCAM gene encoding LOW QUALITY PROTEIN: basal cell adhesion molecule (The sequence of the model RefSeq protein was modified relative to this genomic sequence to represent the inferred CDS: deleted 2 bases in 1 codon), producing the protein MEPPDARTGARGAPRLLLLLLALLLGARPDAQAEVHISVPPLVEVMRGEPVALDCTLLEAHDHFMLEWFLTDRSGARHRLASAELQGSELQGTVLSPQGRSPPYELDTQGRLVLAEAQVGDERDYVCLVTAGAAGTAEATTQLRVYAKPETTEIIPNKGTLSVIEDFAQQIATCISRNGNPAPQITWYRNEQRLEVPLEMNKEGYMTIRTIREASGLLSLTSTLYLRLRKADREASFHCAAHYGLPDGQHGRLDTPAFRPTLHYPTEHVQFWVGSPSTTDGWVREGDSVQLLCQGDGSPSPEYTFFRFQDKEETVLNTNLDGNLTLEGVQRGQGGTYGCRVEDYDAAEDAELSQTRELRVAYLDPLTLSIGDELTLTLGGSAAVNCSVQGLPTPTLHWTKDSAPLGNSPMLALSSITFDSAGTYTCEASMPTVPLLSRTRSFKLLVQGLPELRAEATQPQPEGGWTEGDEVKLICSARGYPEPKLHWSQGGGSPAEPAPGGPGWVSSSLTLKVTGALSRDGVSCEASNPHGNTRHVFHFGTVAPQTAQAGVAVMAVAVSVGLLLLVVAAFYCMRRKGRPGCCRRGEKGAPPPGEPELSHSGSERPEQTGLLMGGASEGARGGSGGYGDEC